TTGCCTCTTTGCTTGTCATAACCGTGAAACCCACGCAAATGACGAGTATAATCCCCCCTCCCCCATCTAAGCGACATAAAGGATTCCCCATGAGGCCAAGCGAACGCGCCCCTGAGCAAATGCGAACGGTTACATTTACCCGCCATTACACCTGCCACGCGGAAGGCTCAGTACTAGTGGAATTCGGCAACACCAAGGTGCTGTGTACCGCCACCGTCGAAGACCGTTTACCCGGCTGGCTCAAAGGCAAAGGTCAAGGTTGGGTCACGGCGGAATACGGCATGTTGCCGCGTGCCACGGGTTCACGCACCGCACGCGAAGCCGCCAAAGGCAAACAAGGCGGACGCACCATGGAAATCCAGCGCTTAATCGGGCGTTCCCTGCGGGCAGTGGTCGATCTCGAAGCCCTCGGCGAATTCCAAATCACCATCGACTGCGACGTGATTCAAGCCGACGGCGGCACGCGCACGGCTTCAATCAGCGGTGCTTACGTCGCCTTGTGTGACGCGATTACTTGGCTGCAAAAAAACCGCCGCTTGAAGAAAAACCCGCTGCACGGGCAAATTGCCTCGGTTTCCGTCGGCATTTTTGACGGCGTGCCGGTGCTGGATTTGGATTACGCCGAAGATTCCAAAGCCGAAACCGACATGAACGTGGTGATGAACGAAGCCGGACAATTCATCGAATTGCAAGGCACTGCCGAAGGTCACGCCTTCCGCCGCGACGAACTCGATGCCCTGCTGGCATTAGCAGAAAAAGGCATTCGGGAAATCATGCAAGCACAACAACAGGCATTGGCATCATGAGTCAACGTATCGTCTTAGCGTCCGGCAATGCCGGAAAGCTGCGCGAATTCAACACAATGCTGGCAGATTTGGGCATTG
The window above is part of the Thiothrix winogradskyi genome. Proteins encoded here:
- the rph gene encoding ribonuclease PH; translation: MRPSERAPEQMRTVTFTRHYTCHAEGSVLVEFGNTKVLCTATVEDRLPGWLKGKGQGWVTAEYGMLPRATGSRTAREAAKGKQGGRTMEIQRLIGRSLRAVVDLEALGEFQITIDCDVIQADGGTRTASISGAYVALCDAITWLQKNRRLKKNPLHGQIASVSVGIFDGVPVLDLDYAEDSKAETDMNVVMNEAGQFIELQGTAEGHAFRRDELDALLALAEKGIREIMQAQQQALAS